The Trichomycterus rosablanca isolate fTriRos1 chromosome 6, fTriRos1.hap1, whole genome shotgun sequence DNA segment aagtgcttctgtatggtaagtttgtttgttaggattttaacgtcatgttttacactttggttacattcatgacaggaacggtagttactcattacacaagattcatcagttcacaaggttatatcaaacacagtcatggacaatttagtatttccagttcacctcacctgcatgtttttggactgtgggaggaaaccggagcacccggagtaaacccacgcagacacggggagaacatgcaaactccacacagaaaggacccagaccgcctcacccggggatcgaacccaggaccttcttgctgtgaggcgacagtgctacccacttagccaccgtgccatcctatatggtaagtggagctaataaaattgacagtgaatgtagaaagaaggaggtgattttaatgttatggctgatcgatgtaacATTGCAAATtcccccctgtgggataataaaagacTTTATCtcatatgtacattttaatctagtgaatgaatacatttttagtatttatttcatttctgtgAATTGAATGTATGCATTGGAATTACATCACATTCATGACCGGGCAGAACAGGtatttacaggttacacatgatttctGTTCAAGCTTAATGTTCAAAAAAAGATACAGAGTCGTTTTAATCATCTATTCCTCTGTCAAATATTTCTTCTCTGGAAAAAACCCTTTAATGACCAATGTAGCCACTAAAGACAAGAACGCTACGGTTGTGAGGACTGTCCTCAGTGCCTTGAACCAGCTGGGGTACGTAGGTAAAAGAGCCAGGTCATAATGCAGAGATATACCCAGACCCATAATCACCAGCATGCTTGACTGGGTAATATTGTGGCTAAAAAGCAATGCCAGCCAGGCTATTAACGAGGGTACAACGCTGTTGGCTAAATTCAGCCAGTCAGGTTTTGCAGGGCTTCCCTCTGGTAACGCGAAGCCCCACCGAGCTCCTCCGAGGAAAGAAACGATGGAGGCACCGTACACAACCTGTGCATAAGCTACCTCAGGAAGGTAAGTCTCTGTAATAGCCATGAGTAATGGAGCCGATACAAACGGTATGAGACCGGACAATCCCAAATACAGTGCTGGTTTAGGGGCATGCTTTAAGGACTTCAGGTCATATCTGAGCAGGTCGAGTTCTCGTGGCGGCGGCTCCTCCGGCTCCCGTTTCTTCAATTTAAGTGACGATAAATGAAACGACTCGGCTCTGATCTGAGAACCGGTGGTGTATGTGGGCGGCACTGACCCAGTGCGGTTCTTTGTGTAGAATAAGAAGCAGCGTGGCTGGTGAACTGTGTAGACAAACTTTTTGGGGATGAGCTGAAGTCTGCTCCACTTCTGACACTGTGaatgaagaacatgcaaatgtCATTAGGACCTCATCAACTTCTTAAGCATGAACAAAGAGCAAAAAacttaaatttaattaatattgttattattaatattataataataccaATCTAGCATTGCTACCCACTTTACAACTGATAGATTAGCAGTAACTGAGCAGTGAAGGCCAAATGTGACCAGTTTGAAAACCAAAGCAAACCAGTTTAACAAATAAACGTAGGTAGTTTGGGATTATTTGGtatgaaaacctgcagccacactTTTACTTTGGTGGACAAGAAAAAGTTTGCAGCCAGTACATCATGATGTTAAGCAAAATATAAATTTGAGGGGGGAACTTTATTACTCACTATGCTGGGTACCAATGTTGCCCATTGGTGTGaatgttgtatttttaaataatagccAGAAATATGTCACAAAATGTGTTTACAGTAGCTCCTAGTTGCAAAAGAGAATAAAaagtagtaaataaaataagtttatttagaattttacATTAGTATATTGTAGGGGGGGCATTTTAAGCATCTCTTAATATTGAGGGACTGAtgcggatgcccttcctgacacgaccctccctattttatccgggcttgggaccggcactacaatgcactggtttgtgcatctagcggccaggtatctataggacgattcagtgtctccaattaacctgactgcatgtttttggaccgtgggaggaaaccggagcacccggaggaaacccacgcggacacggggagaacatgcaaaccccacacagaaaggacccggaccgccccacctggggatcaaacccaggaccttcttgctgtgaggcgacagtgctacccactaagccaccgcgccgcccagtgctacccactcccgcccatataatagtaataataacattttttattagattttataagattttgattaatttactcactcactgctCACTGGACTAAAAGTTGCATTGTGTTTTCAACAGCTACTAGTTGCAGAACAGAATTGtactgaataaaatatgtttatttataattttgcaTTTGTATTGGGGGGGTTTAAGGATATCttaatatatatgtgtgtgtgggggggggggggggttaaaatGTCTCTAACTTCAGGTAATGAGGAACTTTAGTAATCATAAACGCTATACgaatttaaatgtataattatttacatcttatttatttgttttggggTCATTTATTATAAGtatgttacattttgtttaacaTAAGATGTGGTTCCATTAACGTTTACAGATCTGAACATCAGATCCGGTTTTAATGTTAGAGAATATTAGATAATTAAACTGACAGATTATGAAATGATTTGTTATTATGATGTAAAACAGAACTGATGAGATACTCACCAAAGTGCTGCCAACCAAGCGGCGTGTTATTAAAGCTACTGACATTCTGTCTGTAATAGAGATGCAACATTACATGAGATGTGAGTTACCTAACACATAACAACATATCTGTCTAGTGCCTATACACACAGAGACaggttatatataattatattttaataatctaTATATAATTACCACCATTTACTCACCTATCCTCTTATTTACCtcaatattttacattataacACTCCAGTAGCAGAGAAGGTCAACAGCATGAGCAACGTGAGGATGTATAAACCTGAAACATGGCGAACTGTTCTACACAATAAAAGTCCTTCAGTAACTGCAAtacagttcattcattcatttatcttgcaGGCttcgggcggcacagtggctaagtgggtagcaagaaggtcctgggatcgatcgccaggtagggcggtccgggtcctttctgtggagtttgcatgttctccccatgtctgtgtgggtttcctctggatgctccggtttcctcctacagtccaaaaacatacagccaggctaattgaagacactgaattgtcctataggtacccagccgctaggatgcataaaccagcgcattgtagtgccggtcccaagcccggataaag contains these protein-coding regions:
- the tmem69 gene encoding transmembrane protein 69, which encodes MSVALITRRLVGSTLCQKWSRLQLIPKKFVYTVHQPRCFLFYTKNRTGSVPPTYTTGSQIRAESFHLSSLKLKKREPEEPPPRELDLLRYDLKSLKHAPKPALYLGLSGLIPFVSAPLLMAITETYLPEVAYAQVVYGASIVSFLGGARWGFALPEGSPAKPDWLNLANSVVPSLIAWLALLFSHNITQSSMLVIMGLGISLHYDLALLPTYPSWFKALRTVLTTVAFLSLVATLVIKGFFPEKKYLTEE